From Vallitalea longa, one genomic window encodes:
- the ileS gene encoding isoleucine--tRNA ligase has translation MYKKVSTDLNFRDREKEVLSFWNENDIFKKSIDLRKDGPTYTFYDGPPTANGKPHIGHVLTRVIKDLIPRYRTMKGYKVLRKAGWDTHGLPVELEVEKLLGLDGKEQIEEYGLEPFIEKCKESVWKYKGMWEDFSGTVGFWADMDDPYVTYHNNYIESVWWILKQIWEKDLLYKGHKIVPYCPRCGTPLSSHEVAQGYKDVKEKSVIAKFKVKGEDNVYILAWTTTPWTLPSNVALSVNPVEDYVKVKVEDEFYILAEALATKVLGEDYEVVENYKGKDLEYTEYVPLFNFASPSKKAYYVACADYVTLTDGTGVVHTAPAFGEDDAVVGRNYDLPFVQLVDDRGEFVEAVTPWKGMFVKKADPLIIDYLEEKGLLFAALDFEHSYPYCWRCDTPLIYYARDTWFIKMTEVRDNLIKNNDQINWLPESIGTKRFGNWLENVMDWGLSRDRYWGTPLNIWECECGHRHAIGSIEELKSMSDNCPDDIELHRPYIDDVLINCPKCNKKMKRVTPVIDCWFDSGSMPYAQWHYPFENKEIFEDNFPANFISEAVDQTRGWFYSLLAISTLLFDKPAFKNVIVLGLVQDENGQKMSKSKGNAVDPFEALNKHGADAVRWYFYNNSAPWLPNKFYDNAVIEGQRKFMGTFWNTYAFYVLYANIDEFNPTKYQLEYDKLSLMDKWLLSKLNTLIKIVDTNLDNYLITESSRAMMEFVDDLSNWYVRRSRERFWQKDMPQDKINAYMTLYTALTTMAKISAPFIPFMAEQIYRNLEFNFNKKAPESVHLCDFPVADDKYIDEELEKNMDLVLKIVICGRACRNSANIKNRQPIGKMYIKSSFNLPELYKDIVSEELNIKEVLFTDDVREFTTYNFKPQLKTVGPKYGRLLNQIRTLLQDGDGNKMMDELKANGVLKFDIDGNPVELAEEDLLIESTKKPGFETNTDKDVTVVIDTNLSEELIEEGFVREIISKIQTMRKEADFEVTDHIKIYVDDNEKLVDIVNRNKEELLSETLADVLNVGKNSDVYEKEWKINGEKIYLAVEKIK, from the coding sequence GTGTACAAGAAAGTATCCACTGATCTTAATTTTAGGGATCGTGAAAAGGAAGTTCTGAGTTTTTGGAATGAAAATGATATATTTAAGAAGAGTATAGATTTAAGAAAGGACGGACCTACGTATACTTTTTATGATGGACCACCAACAGCTAATGGTAAACCTCATATTGGACATGTCCTTACTAGAGTTATAAAAGACTTAATACCTAGATATAGAACAATGAAAGGTTATAAAGTTCTTAGAAAAGCTGGATGGGATACACATGGATTACCTGTTGAATTAGAGGTAGAGAAATTATTGGGTCTTGATGGAAAAGAACAGATTGAAGAATATGGTCTAGAACCTTTTATTGAAAAGTGTAAAGAAAGTGTATGGAAATATAAAGGAATGTGGGAAGATTTCAGTGGAACTGTTGGATTCTGGGCAGATATGGATGACCCATATGTAACTTATCATAATAATTATATTGAATCAGTTTGGTGGATCCTAAAACAAATCTGGGAAAAAGATTTATTATACAAAGGACATAAAATAGTTCCTTATTGCCCACGTTGTGGAACTCCACTTTCAAGCCATGAGGTAGCTCAAGGTTATAAAGATGTAAAAGAAAAGTCTGTCATCGCTAAATTTAAAGTTAAAGGCGAAGATAATGTGTATATATTAGCTTGGACAACTACTCCTTGGACATTACCTTCTAACGTAGCTTTATCAGTTAACCCTGTAGAAGATTATGTAAAAGTAAAAGTAGAAGATGAGTTTTATATTTTAGCAGAAGCTTTAGCTACTAAAGTTTTAGGCGAAGATTATGAAGTAGTCGAAAATTACAAAGGTAAAGATCTTGAATATACAGAGTATGTACCATTATTTAATTTTGCATCACCTAGCAAAAAGGCATACTATGTAGCTTGTGCAGATTATGTTACATTAACTGATGGTACAGGAGTTGTTCATACTGCTCCAGCTTTTGGTGAAGATGATGCAGTTGTAGGAAGAAATTATGATTTACCATTTGTACAGTTAGTTGATGATCGTGGTGAATTTGTTGAAGCTGTTACACCATGGAAAGGTATGTTTGTGAAGAAAGCAGACCCATTAATCATAGATTATTTAGAAGAAAAGGGATTATTATTTGCTGCCCTTGATTTTGAACACTCATATCCTTACTGTTGGAGATGTGATACTCCACTTATATATTATGCTAGAGATACATGGTTTATTAAGATGACAGAAGTGAGAGATAATCTAATTAAAAATAATGATCAGATTAATTGGCTTCCAGAATCTATCGGAACCAAGAGATTCGGTAACTGGTTAGAAAATGTTATGGACTGGGGATTAAGCCGTGACAGATATTGGGGAACACCTCTTAATATCTGGGAATGTGAATGTGGACACCGTCATGCTATAGGAAGTATAGAAGAACTTAAGAGCATGAGTGATAACTGTCCTGATGATATTGAACTTCACAGACCATACATTGATGATGTACTTATAAATTGTCCAAAATGTAATAAAAAAATGAAGAGAGTTACACCAGTAATTGACTGTTGGTTTGACTCAGGTTCAATGCCTTATGCTCAATGGCATTACCCATTTGAAAATAAAGAGATATTTGAAGATAACTTCCCAGCGAACTTTATTAGTGAAGCTGTTGACCAAACAAGAGGATGGTTCTATTCATTACTTGCAATATCAACATTACTATTTGATAAGCCAGCATTCAAGAATGTTATAGTACTTGGACTTGTTCAAGATGAAAATGGACAAAAGATGTCCAAATCCAAAGGAAATGCTGTAGATCCATTTGAAGCATTAAACAAACATGGTGCTGATGCAGTAAGATGGTATTTCTATAACAATAGTGCTCCTTGGCTTCCAAATAAGTTTTATGACAATGCAGTAATCGAAGGTCAACGTAAGTTTATGGGAACATTCTGGAATACGTATGCATTCTATGTGCTCTATGCTAATATTGATGAATTTAATCCTACTAAGTACCAACTTGAGTATGATAAATTATCATTAATGGATAAATGGCTATTATCAAAATTAAATACATTGATTAAGATAGTAGACACTAATCTTGATAATTATTTAATTACTGAATCATCAAGAGCAATGATGGAATTCGTTGATGACCTTAGTAATTGGTATGTAAGAAGAAGTAGAGAGAGATTCTGGCAGAAAGATATGCCACAGGATAAAATCAATGCTTATATGACATTATATACTGCTCTTACAACTATGGCTAAAATATCAGCTCCATTCATACCATTTATGGCAGAGCAGATATATAGAAATCTTGAGTTTAACTTTAATAAGAAAGCACCAGAAAGTGTACATTTATGTGACTTCCCTGTTGCTGATGATAAATATATTGATGAAGAACTAGAGAAAAACATGGATTTAGTTCTTAAGATTGTTATCTGTGGTAGAGCTTGTAGAAACAGTGCTAATATCAAAAACAGACAACCTATCGGTAAGATGTATATAAAATCTTCTTTCAATCTACCTGAACTATACAAAGATATTGTATCAGAAGAGCTTAACATAAAAGAAGTTTTATTTACAGATGATGTTAGAGAATTTACAACTTACAATTTCAAGCCACAACTTAAGACAGTAGGTCCAAAATATGGTAGATTATTAAATCAGATTAGAACATTACTACAAGATGGTGATGGTAATAAGATGATGGATGAATTAAAGGCAAACGGAGTTCTTAAGTTTGACATTGATGGTAATCCTGTAGAACTTGCTGAAGAAGATTTGTTAATTGAATCTACTAAGAAACCAGGATTTGAAACTAATACTGATAAGGATGTAACTGTTGTAATTGATACTAATCTATCAGAAGAACTTATAGAAGAAGGTTTTGTCAGAGAAATCATAAGCAAAATCCAGACTATGAGAAAAGAAGCTGATTTTGAAGTTACAGACCATATCAAGATATATGTTGATGATAATGAAAAACTAGTGGATATCGTTAATAGAAACAAAGAAGAATTATTATCTGAAACATTAGCTGATGTTCTTAATGTAGGTAAGAACAGTGATGTTTACGAGAAAGAATGGAAAATAAACGGCGAAAAAATATATTTAGCTGTTGAGAAAATAAAATAA
- a CDS encoding recombinase family protein produces the protein MLLKRYIIYYFFESLSFLIYINIYKQYWSHSRVNNVATNQIYTGARIYGKLKKIDMLLSNVIVDIDEKVQNKIEN, from the coding sequence ATTCTATTAAAAAGGTATATTATATATTATTTTTTTGAATCACTGTCCTTTCTCATATATATTAACATATATAAACAATACTGGTCACATTCTAGAGTGAACAATGTAGCAACAAATCAAATATATACAGGGGCAAGAATATATGGTAAATTAAAGAAAATAGATATGTTATTATCCAATGTTATAGTTGATATTGATGAGAAAGTTCAAAATAAAATTGAAAATTAA
- a CDS encoding sodium-dependent transporter, producing the protein MKGDMPEKRDIFNSKTGFILACIGSAVGMGNLWMFPYRVGQFGGAAFLIPYFLFVIIIGITGVIGEMSFGRAMRTGPLGAFKKALERRGKKHGDIIGLIPIIGSLGIAIGYAVVIGWILRFTVGAITGALTNAEESGAYFGEIAGPLGSVGWHFAGLLITFLIMYFGISKGIEKVNKVMMPAFFVLFIILAIKVITIDGALDGYKYLFLPDWNLLAEPKTWVYALGQAFFSLSLAGSGTLVYGSYLKKNEDVVASAKFVALFDTIAAMLAAMVIIPSVFAFGLDKASGPPLMFITMPKVFKLMPAGQLFAIIFFIAVLFAGISSLMNLFEAPVETLQNRFKLSRGVSILIIAIISGSVGLLVENGDNLGIWMDIVSIYIIPLGALLAGIMFFWVCGTKFARQQAQMGRVKPIGPWFEPMAKYLFCGLTIIVYILGIFYGGIG; encoded by the coding sequence ATGAAAGGAGATATGCCAGAGAAACGAGATATATTTAATTCTAAAACAGGTTTTATCTTAGCATGTATTGGCTCAGCAGTAGGAATGGGAAATTTATGGATGTTCCCTTATAGAGTGGGTCAGTTCGGTGGAGCAGCCTTTTTAATTCCATATTTCTTATTTGTAATAATAATAGGGATTACAGGAGTAATAGGGGAGATGTCTTTTGGTCGTGCAATGAGAACCGGACCATTAGGAGCATTTAAAAAAGCTCTTGAAAGAAGGGGCAAAAAGCATGGTGATATAATTGGACTAATTCCAATAATAGGCTCTTTAGGAATTGCAATAGGATATGCAGTCGTAATCGGTTGGATACTAAGATTTACAGTTGGAGCCATAACAGGAGCTCTAACAAATGCAGAAGAAAGTGGGGCTTATTTTGGTGAAATAGCAGGTCCTCTAGGTAGTGTGGGATGGCACTTTGCAGGATTACTGATAACATTTCTCATAATGTATTTTGGTATTTCAAAAGGGATAGAAAAAGTTAATAAGGTAATGATGCCAGCATTTTTTGTCCTATTTATAATTCTTGCCATAAAAGTCATTACCATAGATGGTGCACTAGATGGTTATAAATATCTTTTCTTGCCAGATTGGAATCTTTTAGCAGAGCCGAAGACATGGGTCTATGCTTTGGGGCAAGCCTTTTTCTCTTTGTCATTAGCAGGATCAGGGACATTGGTTTACGGAAGTTATCTTAAAAAAAATGAAGATGTTGTGGCTTCAGCCAAATTTGTAGCACTCTTTGATACAATAGCTGCAATGCTTGCGGCAATGGTTATTATACCTTCAGTTTTTGCATTTGGTTTAGATAAAGCTTCAGGACCTCCACTTATGTTTATAACTATGCCAAAGGTTTTCAAGTTAATGCCAGCAGGTCAACTGTTTGCTATAATTTTCTTCATAGCAGTTTTATTTGCTGGAATTTCATCATTGATGAATCTCTTTGAAGCTCCAGTTGAGACATTGCAAAATAGATTCAAACTTTCAAGAGGTGTTTCCATTTTAATAATAGCAATAATAAGTGGTTCAGTTGGTCTTCTAGTCGAAAATGGAGACAATCTGGGTATTTGGATGGATATAGTATCTATCTATATTATTCCACTTGGTGCATTGTTAGCTGGAATAATGTTCTTCTGGGTATGCGGTACGAAATTCGCAAGACAGCAGGCTCAGATGGGAAGAGTTAAACCTATAGGACCATGGTTTGAACCAATGGCAAAATATTTGTTCTGCGGTCTTACTATAATCGTTTATATTTTGGGGATTTTTTATGGGGGAATAGGATAA
- the spoIID gene encoding stage II sporulation protein D — protein MKEKIISISLIVIIVCFIPIFITTIIKGIPKEEKQNTEIENKKDIKVMVDGKEISMNLNDYLIGVVAAEMPVSFYDEALKAQAVAARTFALKKLEKDSKHIFNNNEQAYITKEKMEESWGSDNFPKNYNKIRSAVVDTNNEVVVYQEDLIEAVFHSTSAGMTQSAKDVWGEEIPYLISVSSSDDVNSPEYSHTQTFTQQEFVSLLNEHIEDFQTYTNDVFNEIQIISRTSEGYISQIQIGNKILEGEEVRSYLGLESSNFNVDSVDGNIEVSCKGYGHGVGMSQYGANDLAKNGYSYKDILKHYYSNTEIGLCE, from the coding sequence ATGAAGGAAAAAATTATTTCAATATCATTAATAGTGATTATAGTTTGTTTTATACCAATATTCATAACCACAATAATTAAAGGAATTCCAAAAGAAGAGAAACAAAACACAGAGATAGAAAATAAAAAAGACATAAAAGTTATGGTGGATGGAAAAGAGATTTCCATGAATCTTAATGATTATCTGATCGGTGTAGTCGCTGCAGAAATGCCAGTTAGTTTTTATGATGAAGCTCTAAAAGCTCAAGCAGTAGCAGCTAGAACATTTGCATTAAAAAAATTAGAAAAAGATTCAAAACATATATTCAACAATAATGAACAGGCTTATATCACCAAAGAAAAGATGGAAGAAAGTTGGGGTTCTGATAATTTCCCTAAAAATTATAATAAAATAAGAAGTGCTGTTGTTGACACAAATAATGAAGTTGTAGTTTACCAAGAAGATTTGATTGAAGCGGTTTTCCATTCCACAAGTGCAGGAATGACTCAATCAGCAAAAGATGTGTGGGGAGAAGAGATACCGTATTTAATTAGTGTCAGCAGTTCAGATGATGTTAATTCACCTGAATATTCACATACTCAAACTTTTACTCAGCAAGAGTTTGTTTCCTTGCTTAATGAACATATAGAAGATTTTCAGACGTATACTAATGATGTATTCAACGAGATTCAAATCATCAGTAGAACATCAGAAGGATATATTTCGCAAATACAGATAGGTAATAAAATTCTAGAAGGAGAAGAAGTCAGAAGCTACCTAGGACTGGAATCCAGTAATTTCAATGTTGATAGTGTGGATGGAAATATTGAAGTATCATGTAAGGGGTATGGTCATGGTGTTGGTATGAGCCAATATGGAGCTAACGATCTGGCTAAGAATGGATATTCATATAAGGATATACTCAAACATTATTATTCGAATACAGAAATCGGGTTATGTGAATAG
- a CDS encoding RidA family protein, with product MKEIIATKNAPAAIGPYSQATAGGGLIFVSGQLPIDVATGEFPEGGIKEQTKQSIENLKQILMERGVTLQNVMKTTVFLKDMNDFADMNEVYKDFFGDSNYPARAAIQVARLPKDALVEIQAIALDK from the coding sequence ATGAAAGAAATCATTGCGACAAAAAATGCTCCAGCAGCAATAGGTCCATATTCACAAGCTACAGCAGGAGGAGGACTAATCTTTGTTTCAGGTCAACTTCCAATAGATGTGGCTACTGGTGAATTCCCAGAAGGTGGAATAAAAGAACAGACAAAACAATCTATAGAGAATCTAAAACAAATATTGATGGAACGTGGGGTTACATTACAGAATGTAATGAAAACAACAGTCTTTCTAAAAGACATGAATGATTTTGCAGATATGAATGAAGTATATAAAGATTTTTTTGGTGACAGTAACTATCCTGCAAGAGCAGCAATTCAAGTTGCTAGATTACCAAAAGATGCTTTAGTTGAAATACAAGCGATTGCTTTAGATAAATAA
- a CDS encoding glycogen/starch/alpha-glucan phosphorylase has translation MIMMDRLDVTVEDLKEAILENIKNQFRKTIDQASKEQIFQALAFAVRDIIIDQWIETHKTYDEVDPKTVYYLSMEFLMGRALGNSIINMKVDKVVKEVCEELSIDLNAIEDMEPDPGLGNGGLGRLAACFLDSLSTLEFPAYGCGIRYRYGIFEQKIIDGYQVERPDEWLKNGNPFEVRRDEYGVEVRFFGDVRVLKTPNGRDKFIQENYQSVKAVPYDIPIVGYDNNTVNTLRLWDAEALVKFDLESFDRGEYHKAVEQENLAKSIVEVLYPNDNHYRGKELRLKQQYFFVSATVQQVINKFKQKHADIHELPDKVAFHINDTHPSLTIPELMRILLDEEELEWEEAWDITTKTCAYTNHTIMSEALEKWPIELLSRLLPRIYMIIEEINRRFCLSLVNEFHLDKEQIDKMSIIMNGQIKMAFMCIVGSHCVNGVAVLHTEILKKEELKEFYNIYPGKFNNKTNGITQRRFLLEANPKLADFITDLIGDEWITSLTHIKKLDQYVDDEQEQKEFMKIKYDNKVRLGKYIKKHNNIEVDPRSIFDVQIKRLHEYKRQLMNILHVMYLYNKLLENPDLDMIPRTFIFGAKAAPGYTRAKLIIKLINNVADRINNDTNIKNKIKVVFIENYNVSNAEIIIAAADVSEQISTASKEASGTGNMKLMLNGAITIGTMDGANIEIVEEVGEENCFIFGMTSEEVINLQHENSYNPWDIYNNNEDIRKVVTQLINGFYAPDDPDLFREIYDSLLDGYGGRPDPYFILKDFDSYKEAHKKIDATYANQRKWAKMAMLNTANSGKFSSDRTILQYANEIWKLKKTEVIMEK, from the coding sequence ATGATAATGATGGATAGACTAGATGTTACAGTAGAAGATTTGAAAGAAGCAATACTCGAAAATATAAAAAACCAATTTAGGAAGACTATTGATCAAGCTTCGAAAGAGCAGATTTTTCAGGCTCTTGCTTTTGCAGTAAGAGATATTATTATAGATCAATGGATTGAAACCCATAAAACATATGATGAAGTTGACCCTAAGACTGTATATTATCTATCTATGGAGTTTCTAATGGGAAGAGCTTTAGGAAACAGTATCATCAACATGAAAGTTGATAAAGTTGTTAAAGAAGTATGTGAAGAGTTGAGTATAGATCTTAATGCAATTGAGGATATGGAACCAGACCCTGGACTTGGTAATGGAGGACTTGGCAGATTAGCAGCTTGTTTCTTGGATTCATTATCTACTCTTGAATTTCCTGCATATGGTTGTGGTATACGTTATCGTTATGGGATATTCGAGCAAAAAATTATTGATGGATACCAAGTGGAAAGACCAGATGAATGGTTAAAAAACGGTAATCCATTTGAAGTCAGAAGAGATGAATATGGGGTAGAAGTGAGATTTTTTGGTGATGTAAGAGTGTTGAAAACACCAAATGGAAGAGATAAATTTATTCAAGAAAATTACCAATCGGTAAAAGCTGTTCCTTATGACATACCTATCGTAGGATATGACAATAACACTGTCAATACATTGAGATTATGGGATGCAGAAGCATTAGTGAAATTCGATCTTGAATCCTTTGATAGGGGAGAATATCATAAGGCAGTAGAACAGGAGAATCTAGCAAAATCTATTGTAGAAGTTTTGTATCCTAATGATAACCATTATAGAGGAAAAGAGTTAAGGCTTAAGCAGCAGTATTTCTTCGTTTCTGCTACGGTACAGCAAGTAATCAATAAATTCAAACAAAAACATGCTGATATTCATGAATTACCTGATAAAGTAGCATTTCATATAAATGATACCCATCCTTCTCTTACGATACCAGAACTTATGCGTATATTATTAGATGAAGAAGAACTGGAATGGGAAGAAGCTTGGGATATTACAACAAAAACTTGTGCGTACACCAATCATACAATTATGAGTGAAGCTCTTGAAAAATGGCCCATTGAATTGTTGAGTAGATTGTTGCCTAGAATATATATGATTATTGAAGAAATCAACAGGAGATTCTGCCTTAGCTTAGTTAATGAATTTCACTTGGATAAAGAGCAAATAGATAAAATGTCAATAATCATGAATGGACAAATAAAAATGGCTTTCATGTGTATTGTTGGTAGCCATTGTGTTAATGGAGTTGCTGTTCTCCACACAGAAATACTTAAAAAAGAAGAATTGAAAGAGTTCTACAATATATACCCTGGTAAATTTAATAACAAAACTAATGGAATCACACAGAGAAGATTTCTATTGGAGGCAAATCCAAAACTAGCAGATTTTATTACTGACCTTATAGGTGATGAATGGATAACATCTCTAACTCATATTAAGAAACTCGATCAATATGTTGATGATGAACAAGAACAAAAGGAATTTATGAAAATTAAATATGATAATAAAGTCAGGTTAGGAAAGTATATAAAAAAACATAATAATATTGAAGTTGATCCAAGATCCATATTTGATGTGCAGATAAAAAGGTTACATGAATATAAAAGACAGTTGATGAATATATTGCATGTAATGTATCTATACAATAAATTATTGGAAAATCCTGATCTGGATATGATTCCTAGAACTTTTATATTTGGTGCAAAAGCAGCACCTGGATATACAAGAGCAAAACTTATCATAAAATTAATTAATAATGTTGCAGACAGAATCAACAACGACACCAATATCAAAAATAAGATAAAAGTCGTTTTTATAGAGAATTATAATGTTTCCAATGCAGAGATTATCATAGCTGCTGCTGATGTAAGTGAACAGATATCTACAGCCAGTAAGGAAGCTTCTGGAACAGGTAATATGAAACTTATGTTGAATGGAGCAATAACAATAGGCACAATGGATGGTGCCAACATTGAAATAGTTGAAGAAGTCGGGGAAGAAAACTGTTTCATATTTGGAATGACTTCTGAAGAAGTAATAAATCTACAGCATGAGAATTCATATAATCCATGGGATATATATAATAATAATGAAGACATAAGAAAAGTAGTGACCCAGTTGATTAATGGGTTCTATGCACCTGATGACCCTGATTTATTTAGAGAGATATATGATTCCCTTCTGGATGGATATGGAGGAAGACCAGACCCATACTTCATATTAAAAGATTTTGATAGCTATAAAGAAGCACATAAAAAGATTGATGCAACATATGCTAATCAAAGGAAATGGGCTAAGATGGCAATGCTTAATACTGCAAACAGCGGAAAATTCTCTTCAGACAGGACTATTTTACAATATGCTAATGAAATATGGAAATTGAAAAAAACTGAAGTGATTATGGAAAAATAA
- a CDS encoding tryptophanase, whose product MAKKYVAEPFRIKMVETIKMLTREEREEKIKEAKYNLFNLKGEDVYIDLLTDSGTNAMSQEQWAGVMVGDEAYAGGKSYYKLLNNAKDIFDYKYFQPVHQGRAGEKVLFGLLMGEGKYAISNMFFDTTRAHVELTGARAIDCVVPEAKKPEVRAPFKGNMDVEKLEKLINEYGPEKIALVVMTVTNNSAGGQPVSIQNIKETAAVCKKYGIRMNIDAARYAENAYFIKKREEGYADKSIKEIVREMFSYADMFTMSAKKDTIVNMGGLIGVKDDEELFQDIKGRTISFEGFITYGGLSGRDLECLALGLYEGIDENYLEYRNGQMEYLASRLDDAGIAYQSPVGGHGVFVDAKQMFPHIPYYEFPGQALAIELYKEAGIRTCDIGSYMLGNNPDTGKQLEASFEFTRFAIPRRVYTQSHIDIMADALIAIKERANDVKGYRITWEPPILRHFQASLEPLK is encoded by the coding sequence ATGGCTAAGAAATATGTAGCAGAACCATTTAGAATTAAGATGGTAGAAACTATCAAAATGCTTACACGTGAAGAAAGAGAAGAAAAAATCAAAGAAGCTAAGTATAATTTATTTAATCTAAAAGGAGAAGACGTTTACATTGACTTATTGACTGATAGCGGAACTAATGCGATGAGTCAAGAACAATGGGCAGGTGTTATGGTTGGTGATGAAGCTTATGCTGGAGGAAAAAGTTATTACAAACTTTTAAACAATGCAAAAGATATATTTGATTATAAATATTTCCAACCAGTTCACCAAGGTCGTGCTGGTGAGAAAGTTTTATTTGGCTTATTAATGGGAGAAGGAAAATATGCTATATCCAATATGTTCTTTGATACAACTAGAGCTCATGTTGAATTAACAGGAGCAAGAGCAATCGACTGTGTTGTACCAGAAGCTAAAAAACCAGAGGTTAGAGCACCATTCAAAGGTAATATGGATGTAGAGAAATTAGAAAAACTAATTAATGAATATGGTCCAGAAAAGATTGCATTAGTTGTTATGACAGTTACTAACAATTCAGCAGGAGGTCAGCCTGTATCAATACAAAATATTAAAGAAACAGCAGCTGTATGTAAGAAATACGGTATAAGAATGAATATTGATGCTGCTCGTTATGCAGAAAATGCATATTTCATTAAGAAAAGAGAAGAAGGATATGCAGACAAATCCATCAAAGAAATAGTTAGAGAAATGTTCTCATATGCAGATATGTTTACAATGAGTGCTAAAAAAGATACTATTGTAAACATGGGTGGATTAATCGGAGTTAAAGACGATGAAGAATTATTCCAAGATATTAAAGGACGTACAATTTCATTTGAAGGATTTATTACATATGGTGGATTATCAGGTCGTGACCTAGAATGTCTAGCACTTGGTTTATACGAAGGTATAGATGAAAACTACTTAGAATACCGTAATGGACAAATGGAATATCTTGCATCTAGATTAGATGATGCTGGTATAGCTTATCAATCTCCAGTAGGAGGTCATGGAGTATTTGTTGATGCTAAACAGATGTTCCCTCATATTCCATATTATGAGTTCCCAGGTCAAGCATTAGCCATAGAGCTATATAAAGAAGCTGGAATCCGTACATGTGATATAGGTTCATACATGTTAGGTAATAATCCTGATACAGGAAAACAATTGGAAGCTTCATTTGAATTCACTAGATTCGCTATTCCTCGTCGTGTTTATACTCAATCACATATTGATATTATGGCAGATGCATTAATAGCTATCAAAGAAAGAGCAAATGATGTCAAAGGATATAGAATCACTTGGGAACCACCTATCCTTAGACATTTCCAAGCAAGTCTTGAACCTCTCAAATAA
- a CDS encoding helix-turn-helix transcriptional regulator encodes MDKNTLKQYTSLVKFLGQTLGPDYEVALHDIQPNSKSIVAIANGHISGRDVGAPMTNLGLEIIANKEYKYKDHKLNYNGVSKDQRVLRSSTFFIKDDEEELIGMLCINFDDKRYTELSEKLLQLCHPDKLIEQNHKYDSVDSMVQNSTETFSESIEEVTDTVLNKVLQDSNIPVDRLTQEERLNIVDILDKKGVFMLKGAVSTVANKLSCSEPSIYRYLAKINKKNN; translated from the coding sequence ATGGATAAGAATACATTAAAACAATACACTAGTCTCGTAAAATTTTTAGGTCAAACTCTAGGTCCAGATTATGAAGTTGCATTACACGATATACAACCGAATTCAAAGTCTATAGTTGCCATAGCAAATGGACATATTAGCGGAAGAGATGTAGGCGCACCAATGACTAATTTAGGGTTAGAAATAATTGCTAACAAAGAGTATAAGTACAAAGATCATAAGTTAAATTATAATGGTGTTTCTAAAGATCAACGTGTACTCCGTTCATCCACATTTTTCATTAAAGATGACGAAGAAGAACTTATTGGTATGTTATGTATTAATTTTGATGATAAAAGATATACTGAGCTTAGCGAGAAATTATTGCAACTATGTCATCCAGATAAATTAATCGAACAAAATCATAAGTACGATTCTGTTGATTCCATGGTACAAAACAGTACTGAAACATTTTCAGAATCCATTGAAGAAGTAACTGATACCGTATTGAATAAAGTTCTACAAGACAGTAATATTCCTGTTGATCGATTAACACAAGAGGAAAGACTTAACATTGTAGATATTTTAGATAAGAAAGGTGTTTTCATGCTAAAAGGAGCAGTTAGCACTGTAGCTAATAAATTGTCTTGTTCGGAACCTAGTATATATAGATATTTAGCTAAGATTAATAAAAAAAATAATTAG